Within Quercus lobata isolate SW786 chromosome 5, ValleyOak3.0 Primary Assembly, whole genome shotgun sequence, the genomic segment TAGTAGTACATATTGACCAATGATCAATATGGATAAGGATAATCATATATGCAGCAATGATTAACTTAGATATCggtgacaaagaaaaaaaaaaaaaacaaaataattaggTGATCCatgatttttcttgaagatACCATTAATTAGTAATTATTACTTGGGCCGTATGTGTGTCTATGCAGTATTTGAGGTTTGGCAATTGGCATGGTTTGCATACACTCAACAGTTTCATACGGATCATGACCTGTCATATCTTATCATGCATGGATATGTCACACCCTCTTATTCCACCGCcggcacaaaaattaaattccgGCTACTTGGCCCTGAAATTTTTGCTTAATATATAACATAAGTCTTTTACAGCCCCAATTAATGGCATTCCAAGCTCATCCTTAccaaaaagattgaaaaaaaacaaGCTAGGGGAAATAACACAGTAAAACTACAATTAAATTGCAATAGATGTTGAATACAATTGCATCTATGCAAACAAGAGTCAATCTTTAGCTTTTACCCCATATTGAAATGAAGTCAAAGCCAGAGAGCCCCAGCACCCTTGAGGAGAGGCACAAGGGAGCCATTGATGTGGCAAGCCATGAGGGTCTCGATCCCACCCAAGAACTTGCCGCCGATGAAGATGGCCGGGATGGACTGCTGGCCATCAGGGCAGAGGTCATAGAGCACGGCCTGGATGTCGTGGCCGGCGGGGTGTTCATCGAGCTCGATGATGGTGGGTCCTACGCCGAGGCCGAAGAGGAGGCGCTTGGCCACTGTGCACATGCAGCAGCCACTCATGCTGAACACCACCACTGCATTGCAAGTGGCCAGCTTCCTCACTGTCTCGTACAGGCTCTCCAGGTTCAGCACCTCATGAGTTGGTCCTGAGTCGACTGTGGTGTTCATGGCTATGCCACTCTCCATTCTGATTCCTGACTTGTTTGCCACCTGCATATTGTTTAATTTGTCtctgcaaatttttttgtaaaaatgtcaCTAGCTGTTGGATGCTGATCAatgaaattttaacaaaaggATTTAGATAGAGAAGTAGGAGGTTGATAAAGGGTTTGAAGTCGTGTTGTATTGAGAGTTGTGGGAGATCATAAACCAGATTGTTTGGGCGTTTTTGGAGGCTCAGAAGTTTGAAGGAGTGGGAGAGAAATGAAAAGTGAGAGTGGTTTTTAATGTATTTGACTTTGGTATTAGTTGTAGGGAAGCCCAATAAAAGAGAGAACGTTTGGAATGAAGATCAAAGGTTGTTTCTAGGATTGGcaaacatttatttataaagaGTCTAGAAAATTGTAAAGTataaaggaaacaaagaataaaaaactgagagggagagagaatcaAACCTGAGGTAGAGAGTGGTAGGGGGACCTGTTTAACCCGGCAAACTCTGACTGCTTGAGCTAGCTCTGCGGATAATTTCTAGCAATGTACGGCTACACAACCTAATAATCCACTTCCAAAGCCAGAGCCCAGAGGCATGCTCTTTTGACGTGAATGGTGCAGGCCCCTATAGAATATattttatacacacacaaatgCCAAAGGCTCTTTACCAATGTATGCACCCAAAAGCCTGTTATACTTTGTATTACAATTACGTTTCAGTCAAAATGAAACTATATAATATGACACACATATATATTCCACTCGATGATCAGCAAGTCACACACAATGAACCTGGAGGCACAGAAAA encodes:
- the LOC115992603 gene encoding glutaredoxin-C9-like encodes the protein MQVANKSGIRMESGIAMNTTVDSGPTHEVLNLESLYETVRKLATCNAVVVFSMSGCCMCTVAKRLLFGLGVGPTIIELDEHPAGHDIQAVLYDLCPDGQQSIPAIFIGGKFLGGIETLMACHINGSLVPLLKGAGALWL